In Aspergillus nidulans FGSC A4 chromosome IV, a single window of DNA contains:
- a CDS encoding uncharacterized protein (transcript_id=CADANIAT00000226), which yields MHYSKTATACTINHRPQLPAAASRLAGPDDEFSLSGLANRCHNSKLQVPASICGAPKRKHIVTRPRLANSRQHSPIIILRATHRYEGGEKLGGMQ from the exons ATGCATTACTCCAAAACAGCGACAGCCTGCACCATCAACCATCGGCCGCAACTTCCTGCCGCCGCCTCCCGCCTCGCAGGACCAGATGACGAGTTCTCACTCTCCGGTCTGGCGAACCGCTGTCACAACA GCAAGCTGCAAGTGCCCGCGAGCATATGCGGGGCGCCCAAGCGAAAACACATTGTTACACGTCCTCGACTAGCGAACAGTCGTCAACACTCACCAATAATAATTCTGCGAGCAACGCATCGATACGAGGGTGGTGAGAAATTGGGCGGCATGCAGTAG
- a CDS encoding uncharacterized protein (transcript_id=CADANIAT00000227): MAANPQTYQPIISGPGDIRTAQKRRQIYIRPFLLFWLASLLAETVFLAVGIFVMTGTRDLVYKVLWTLVFCPLGMGGAMGGLINVFIVDHYYGTKAAHFTGVLALLVLSSCNYLCYNLDRHFGWFGASEHPMWFHWRYPMIWAVGSMRQDQISYGSPGEYTVGLKDAFARGNSRARSSWQ; this comes from the exons ATGGCCGCCAACCCACAAACCTATCAACCCATAATAAGCGGCCCAGGAGACATCCGCACCGCCCAAAAAAGACGCCAGATCTATATTCGCCcgttccttctcttctggcTCGCCTCGTTGCTCGCCGAAACCGTGTTTCTGGCCGTGGGCATCTTCGTCATGACCGGCACGCGCGATCTCGTCTATAAAGTCCTCTGGACGCTCGTCTTCTGCCCGCTAGGCATGGGCGGCGCAATGGGCGGCCTGATCaatgtcttcatcgtcgaccaCTACTACGGCACCAAGGCGGCGCACTTCACGGGGGTTCTCGCCTTGCTGGTCCTTAGCTCATGCAATTATCTCTGTTATAATCTGGATAGACATTTCGGGTGGTTTGGCGCGTCAGAGCATCCGATGTGGTTCCATTGGCGGTATCCAATGATCTGGGCGGTTGG GTCGATGAGACAGGACCAGATCTCGTACGGTAGTCCCGGTGAATATACGGTTGGATTGAAGGATGCCTTTGCACGTGGGAACTCACGTGCCCGCTCGTCATGGCAATGA
- a CDS encoding uncharacterized protein (transcript_id=CADANIAT00000228), with the protein MSCTALILSNQRRRQQVLLAQTGVPGTKRGTHQGATAAVARLESALERMCQAIISSTDVVIGARIPTSHQQIAHRLRDTVKTCLLSAMDGNGCQDDFACSNQSEQLPKQSQAQGDHEKWPRPSQHAGLGVLPPARNAPFAPQSMPPAADATTMKAALFANQLRLYARLNNKQPDRCSDIPYFRLGGAGTHYSGVSGQNQTELGKEQNSREIRIPDTLSAFSPEVQKDLDGDWFDLFDLVGYVRTHGVALSMAPPVEDTAYRKVNAVDFAAGRLTFRVLCHARGGYLTIISSGRKGICLGHSPGFKRSDVEIAIDSSCWK; encoded by the exons ATGTCCTGCACTGCTCTCATCCTTTCGAATCAG CGCCGACGACAGCAGGTCCTCCTGGCGCAAACGGGCGTACCGGGCACGAAACGAGGCACACACCAGGGAGCTACAGCAGCGGTTGCCCGGCTAGAGTCTGCTTTGGAACGGATGTGCCAGGCAATTATCTCGTCCACCGATGTTGTGATTGGGGCTCGAATCCCGACGTCGCATCAGCAGATTGCACACCGTCTTCGGGATACAGTGAAGACATGCCTCCTTTCGGCGATGGATGGGAACGGTTGCCAGGACGACTTTGCTTGCTCGAACCAGTCTGAGCAGTTGCCGAAGCAGTCGCAAGCGCAGGGCGATCATGAGAAGTGGCCCCGGCCGAGTCAGCATGCCGGCCTAGGCGTGCTGCCCCCAGCACGCAACGCACCTTTCGCGCCCCAGTCCATGCCACCTGCAGCCGATGCGACAACAATGAAGGCGGCGCTATTTGCGAACCAGTTGAGATTATAT GCCCGGTTGAACAATAAGCAGCCAGATCGCTGCAGCGACATTCCATACTTCAGACTAGGCGGCGCAGGCACGCATTACTCTGGGGTGTCcggccagaaccagaccgAGTTGGGTAAAGAGCAAAATTCTCGTGAGATTCGCATTCCCGATACCCTCTCAGCGTTTTCGCCGGAGGTCCAGAAAGACCTTGATGGTGACTGGTTCGATCTGTTCGATCTGGTGGGCTATGTGCGAACACATGGGGTCGCTCTCTCAATGGCGCCACCGGTCGAGGATACCGCGTATCGCAAGGTGAATGCGGTCGATTTCGCAGCAGGCAGGCTGACTTTCCGCGTCCTCTGTCATGCGCGTGGCGGCTATCTGACGATTATTAGCTCTGGTCGAAAGGGAATCTGCCTAGGCCACAGCCCTGGGTTCAAGAGAAGCGATGTCGAAATTGCCATCGACTCTTCATGCTGGAAGTAA
- a CDS encoding uncharacterized protein (transcript_id=CADANIAT00000229), whose translation MTATITASHSSIFETAIAVIQIDANTYSAYLDPHSALKGPSRRLHGQRALRTAATHFARKHAATDAGPKRGQRQGRIRSPEPIAFQITFQRTFVAGPAILTVKEFKLGARISTIHVTLSQTRDGGDAVGSGDRTKLEVKVLAYITLAPPDMEESPRVRGVGPWTDLSPGMPQGSLHGGAIDFSALAKDGRDGEWRAGPQAPPSLHAVKHLKVYSPSSTLLPKTVEERAGQVVEQWTQFAPGGMPARWSNGAGVPCGYLSCGVGSDGGDGGNETSCHWCGWDERSLPKRATVMISMFWYPPVIMDIDLKTRLPPSGMEWLYSRVVTRMVRGSLADLEVLILDQDGELIATSTQVALVVDPARNVKGRLQADLGKL comes from the exons ATGACTGCTACGATAACTGCAAGCCACTCATCCATCTTTGAGACAGCTATTGCCGTGATTCAAATCGACGCGAATACGTACTCGGCCTATCTTGACCCGCATAGTGCATTGAAAGG TCCCTCACGGCGGCTACACGGCCAGCGTGCTCTCCGAACAGCCGCGACGCATTTCGCCCGAAAACACGCCGCTACAGATGCAGGACCAAAACGAGGACAAAGGCAAGGGCGAATACGCTCTCCTGAGCCTATCGCGTTTCAAATCACGTTCCAGCGAACGTTCGTCGCTGGGCCCGCCATCCTGACAGTCAAGGAATTCAAGCTCGGCGCTAGAATTAGCACGATCCATGTCACGCTGTCCCAGACGCGTGATGGGGGCGATGCGGTCGGCTCTGGAGATAGAACCAAGCTTGAGGTGAAAGTGCTCGCGTATATTACCCTCGCTCCGCCAGATATGGAGGAGAGCCCCCGTGTCAGAGGAGTCGGGCCATGGACCGATCTCTCGCCGGGGATGCCACAAGGGTCGCTGCACGGCGGCGCAATTGATTTCAGCGCGCTGGCGAAGGACGGAAGGGATGGGGAATGGAGAGCTGGCCCCCAGGCACCTCCCTCGCTGCATGCAGTGAAACACCTCAAGGTATATAGCCCGTCCTCGACATTGTTACCCAAGACGGTTGAGGAGCGTGCGGGGCAGGTCGTTGAACAGTGGACGCAGTTCGCGCCTGGCGGGATGCCCGCGCGGTGGTCTAATGGCGCTGGTGTGCCTTGCGGATATCTTTCCTGCGGCGTTGGATCGGATGGGGGCGATGGAGGCAATGAGACTTCTTGCCACTGGTGCGGGTGGGACGAGCGCAGCCTGCCGAAGAGAGCGACGGTGATGATCTCAATG TTTTGGTATCCGCCTGTAATAATGGACATTGACCTGAAGACGCGGCTCCCTCCCAGTGGGATGGAGTGGCTGTATTCGCGGGTGGTGACGAGGATGGTCCGTGGGAGCCTCGCAGACTTGGAGGTCCTTATTCTAGATCAGGACGGGGAGCTCATTGCTACTAGTACGCAGGTGGCCTTGGTGGTTGACCCGGCGAGGAATGTCAAAGGGAGATTGCAGGCGGATTTGGGAAAGCTGTGA